DNA from Rubripirellula lacrimiformis:
CAGGATCGATCAGCGATCCGTTGCTGTGGGGATTGGCATGACGTGAGGCGGCGTTGATCGAATGGATGATCGGCCCCTCACTCGTTCGCCCAGCACTGGTGATGGGATCGCGATCCGAGAGAGCGGATGTCGTGGGAGCGGTCTCCGATTGGCTTTTCATCCAATCGATCCGTTCCATCACGCCCGGATGCAGCCAGGTGGGTTTGCGGTTGGCCGGGTGATCGAAGGTGACTCGCATCAGCGCCGCGGCCAGCGCATCGGCCGCCTCGTCGTAAGTCGCCGGGACATCTTCGACGGGCGATTGCCCCTGGCTGATGGCCGCAGCCATCCGGCACGCTTGAACATCGGCATCGAACTCGGTTCGATAGGCTACGATTCGCAAGATCAACATCGTCAACAGGATTCCGACCACGCTGCCGGCCGCCAGACTCCATGACTGTTCCCCGGCAATCCTAGAAATCAGGGCTCCTGCTCCCCACGCCGGCAACACGGCCAACATCCGCATCGGCACATGGCGGCGGCGCAGGTGCGCCGCTTCGTGCAACACAACCATCGCGATTTGCGGCCGCGGCAACTCGTCCACCAAACGGTCGGACAGCAACAGTGTCCGCAGCGGCGGAACAAAACCGGCGATCATGGCGTTGAAGGTCGTGCCAGCGGTATTCCAGCGGACCGCACGGGTTCGTCGGGCTCCCGCCGAAAACATCAATTGGTTGACCCAGGTCGCGGCAGCCGGATCCAAGGGGCCGGTCTTGAACAGGTGACGAATCATCCATGGCAGCCCCAGCAACACAAAGCTGACGATCGTGATCACGGTCGTGACGTTCGCAGCCGTCGTGCTGATCGGCAGCAGAGCGATCAAATCGGACAGCCCCAACAGCAGCAATACCGGCGCGACCAACCAAGC
Protein-coding regions in this window:
- a CDS encoding M48 family metalloprotease, which gives rise to MHLYFFLVVIVSLSCGSLPQGDVDPVAAGLATAAMVTAWVILSHVAARTVALYVRDEKLQPLAGAEWLEKQLAAFRWIGLAVTVLCLAGFGLARSTDEIPFVADSMFLQAILLMLPGIAITAGTWSAEHRYGVLLSYTGAGIGNHVRSVWQSFRGGMAWLVAPVLLLLGLSDLIALLPISTTAANVTTVITIVSFVLLGLPWMIRHLFKTGPLDPAAATWVNQLMFSAGARRTRAVRWNTAGTTFNAMIAGFVPPLRTLLLSDRLVDELPRPQIAMVVLHEAAHLRRRHVPMRMLAVLPAWGAGALISRIAGEQSWSLAAGSVVGILLTMLILRIVAYRTEFDADVQACRMAAAISQGQSPVEDVPATYDEAADALAAALMRVTFDHPANRKPTWLHPGVMERIDWMKSQSETAPTTSALSDRDPITSAGRTSEGPIIHSINAASRHANPHSNGSLIDPV